Below is a window of Shewanella khirikhana DNA.
CCGACGAGCTGCCACTGAATCAACAGGGCAAGCGCGTTCACCAAACTTTGATTGAGCTGTTCATCCATGATTAAGTCATTGCTGCCACAGGTTTTGGCGCGCGAAGAGACAGACACTGAACTGAAACTCAGGCTCGCCATCGATGCTGACCTGCCGTTTTTCGACGGCCACTTCCCGGGGCAAAGCGTACTGCCGGGGGTGACTCAACTCGATTGGGCGGTGCGTTTTGGGTGCGAACATTTTGGTTATGATGCCAGCGTGGCAAGCCTTGAAGTGCTTAAGTTTCAGCAGCTGATGCTGCCCGGCACCGAAGTAGATTTGCTGATAAGCAACAACGCCGCCAAGGGCAAACTCACCTTCGCCTACAGCGATGGCGAGCGCCGCTTCGGCTCAGGCCGGATAGTGATTGCCGCCCACGGGGACTCTTGATGCGCGTCGCTATCGTCATCCCCAATTACAACCACACCCATGCCATCGAGCGCACCCTGGAAACGCTGGAGCCTTTGGGGCTGCCGGTGTTTCTGGTCAACGATGGCAGCAACGAGGCCACCTGCCATCTGCTGATGGCCCTCGATGCCAAATACCCCTGGGTCACCCTGCTCCACCACCCCTTTAACCGGGGCAAGGGCGCGGCGGTAATGACCGGTCTGCGCGCCGCCTACAAAGCAGGCTTTACTCACGCGCTGCAGGTGGATGCCGATGGCCAGCACACCCTCGATGACATTCCAAAACTGTTAAGCGCCGCCAGCGAGCACCCCGAGGCGGTGATCTCGGGACGGCCCCAGTATGACGACTCTGTGCCCAAGGGCCGCCTCTATGGCCGCTACATCACCCATTTTTGGGTGTGGGTCGAGACCCTGAGCTTCGATATTCAGGACAGCATGTGCGGCTTTCGGGTCTATCCACTGGCCGCTACCGAAGCGCTGTTTTTAAGCGAGCAGCTTGGCGAGCGCATGGATTTTGATATCGAAGTGCTGGTGAAGCTCTACTGGCGCGGTGTCGATGTGGTGCATGTGCCCACGGCGGTGATTTACCCCGAGGACGGCGTCAGCCATTTTCAGGGCTTTGCCGACAACGTGCGCATCAGCGCCCTGCACACCAAACTTTTCTTCGGCATGCTCAAACGCCTGCCAAGCCTGCTTGGCCGCGGCAGAAAGCAAGCCCATTGGTCGTCCATCAGCGAGCGGGGCAGCTATTGGGGCATTAAGCTGCTGGCCGAGAGTTACCGCTTCGGCGGCCACTGGCTGTGCCGCGCCATTATGTATCCTGTGATTGCGTACTTCTTTATGACCGGCGGCGCTGCCCGCAAGGCGTCGCTTGAGTTTCTGGAGCGGGTACAGGCGCTGGAGCCAAATCATCCAGCGCTGCAGCCAAAGGTCAGTTGGCACCACAGCCTCAGGCACTTTCTCGCCTTTGGCAATGCCGCCCTTGACCGTATCGATGCCTGGTGCGACCGGATTAAGCTGAGCGAAGTCGATTTCCCCGAGCGGGCGCTGCTGGCAGACATGCTGGAGCGTGGCCAGGGCGGCGTGCTCCTGGTATCACACCTTGGCAACCTCGAGCTTTGCCGCGCCATCTCCATCCACCAGCGCAAAGTCAAAGTGAACGTGATGGTGATGACCGCCAACGCCGAAAACTTTAACAAGGTGCTGAAGCAGTTAAACCCGGACAGCGACCTAAACCTCATTCATATCAATGAGCTGGACCCATCAACTTCTATCATGCTGGCGGACAAAATCGCCGCCGGCGAACTGGTGGTGATAGCCGGGGATCGCACCGCCAGTGGCAATGCAGGCCGCGTTGTCGAAGTGCCCTTCCTTGGCGAAACCGCGCCTTTCCCACAAGGGCCCTTTATTCTGGCAAGCCTGCTGGACTGCCCGGTATTTCTGATGTTTTGCCTGCGGGAGCAGGGCCGTTACCGGGTGCATGTGGAGCCCTTTGCCGACACCCTCAAGGGCCCCAGAGCCGGCAGAAGTGAACGTATTCAAAACGCGGTGGTGCGCTACGCCGAAAGGCTTGAGCACTACGCCCGCAAAGAGCCACTGCAGTGGTTCAACTTTTTCGATTTTTGGCGCCGCGGCCAATGAGGCTTTGGCCCGGGCAGACGCCACAGGAACGGTGAAATGACTAACCAATCAACTGAAATGAAAGAGACTGTTAAGTTTGGCTACGGCGCCCTGACCATAGAGCAGGTCGTTGCCATCGCCAAAGGCGCCAGGGTTGAACTGAGACGCGACCAGGAATACGTGGAATACATCCAGCGCGGCGCCCGCTTTATCGACAGCCTGCTGGCCGAAGAAGGTGTGGTGTACGGCGTAACCACGGGTTACGGCGACTCCTGTACTGTGACTGTAGGGCTGGATCTGGTGCACGAACTGCCGCTGCACCTGTCGCGCTTCCATGGCTGCGGCATGGGCCGCGAGCTTACGCCAATGCAGTCCCGCGCCGTGATGGCCTGCCGCCTGAATTCACTTGCCATCGGCAAGTCCGGCGTCAGTTTTGAGCTATTGGAGCGCATCGAAACCCTGATTAATGAAGACATCTGCCCGGTTATCCCTGAAGAAGGCTCGGTGGGCGCCAGCGGCGACTTAACACCACTTTCTTACCTCGCCGGAGTGCTGATTGGCGAGCGCGACGTGATTTATCGCGGCGAACGTGTGCCCAGCAGTGAGGTGTTCCAGAAGCTTAATATCACCCCATTGAAGCTGCGCCCGAAAGAGGGCCTGGCGCTGATGAACGGCACCGCGGTGATGACGGCGCTGGCGTGCCTTGCCTTTGATAGAGCCGACTACCTGACCCGGCTGTCGTCACGCATTACCGCCATGGCATCCTTGACCCTCAAGGGCAACTCCAACCATTTCGACGATATTCTGTTTGCCGCCAAGCCCCATCCGGGCCAAAGCCAGGTAGCCACCTGGATCCGTGACGACCTCAATCACCACGAGCATCCACGCAACTCCGACCGGCTGCAGGACAGATACTCCATCCGCTGCGCGCCCCACATCATCGGCGTGTTGGCCGACGCCCAGCCAATGCTGCGCCAGTTTATTGAGAACGAACTCAACAGCGCCAACGACAACCCGATTGTCGACGGCGAAGGCGAGCACATTCTCCACGGCGGCCACTTCTACGGCGGCCATATCGCCTTTGCCATGGACAGCCTCAAGAATCTGGTGGCGAACATTAGCGATCTGATTGACCGCCAGATGGCGCTGGTGATGGACCCCAAGTTTAACAATGGCTTGCCAGCGAATCTCTCAGGCGCCGAAGGTGCCCGCCGCCCCATCAACCACGGCTTCAAGGCGGTGCAGATTGGCGTGTCGGCCTGGACCGCCGAAGCGCTCAAGCTGACCATGCCCGCCAGCGTGTTCTCCCGCTCCACCGAGTGCCACAATCAGGACAAAGTCAGCATGGGTACCATTGCTGCCCGCGACTGTTTGCGGGTGCTGGAGCTGACCGAACAGGTGGCCGCAGCTGCATTGCTCGCCATGGCCCAGGGCATGCGCCTGCGCATCCGCCAGGGTGAGCTGTGTGAGTCGTCACTTACCGCTTCCGTGGCCAAGACCCTGGCGCAGGTCAGCGAGGCTTGCCCGCTGGTGACCGAAGACAGACCACTCGAAGCCACTCTGCGCCAGACGCTGGCACGCATTCAGGCCGCCGAGTGGGAGGTGTGCCGATGAAATCTCTGCTTCACGCCGAGACGGAAATCATCATTCCCTTCCACGATGTGGATCCGATGCAGATCACCTGGCACGGTAACTACTTGCGTTACTTCGAAATTGTCCGCTGTGAACTTCTGGACAAACTCGACTACAACTACCGCCAGATGCAGGAATCCGGCTTTGCCTGGCCGATAGTGGATGTGCAGATAAAGTATGTTCGCAGCAGCACCTTCGGGCAGAAAATTCGCGTCAGCGCCGATCTGGTGGAATGGGAAAACCGCTTACGGATTAACTATCAGGTACGTGATGCCGAAAGTGGCGAGCGGCTTACCAAGGGCTACACCATTCAGGCCGCAGTGGACATGAGCAATAACGAACTCTGTTTCGTTACGCCCGAGGTGTTTCAGGCCAAAATTCGCCCACTGCTGGGCGAAGCAGGCGCCTGAGCTTCGGCTGAAGCTCGCCATAATGTTTAACGCTGAGCGCATAAAGAGGTATCTATGGGGCTGATTGTTAAGTTTTGCGTTGGAATACTGGCATCCGTGCTGGTCTGGCAGCCAGTGCAGGCAGAAGACACTGCCCAGAACACCGACGTCAATCTCGGGGCACTCAGCACGGCCCTCAAGCCACAGGGCGCGGTGCGCGGCGAGTTTGAGCAGACCCGCACCCTCAAGGCGTTAAAGCGGCCGCTGCTCAGCCGGGGCAGTTTCGTGTTTTCACCCGAGCAGGGGCTGATGTGGGCACAAAGCCAGCCCTTTGAAAATTTACTGATTTTAAGCGAAACCCGCATGCTGAGCCGCGACAGTGAAGGTCTGTGGCAACAGACCGAGGTGGATGCCAAGGCGGGCCCGGCCACCCTGATGCCCATGCTGGTCAAAGCGATGATGGGCGGCGATATGGCCACATTGGAGCAGCATTTTTCGCTCACCTTAAACGTGACAGACAATCGCTGGCAACTAAGCCTCACCCCAAAAGACAGTGACATCAAGGCGCTGTTTGCCGCCATTGAGCTTGAAGGCAGTTTTGCCAACGAGGCAAGCCCTGACGGTGCCGAGACTCGTACAAACAAGGCCAGCACAAACAAGGCCAGCACAGACCGGCTGAAACTTATCAGCCCCAATGGCGATATCAGCGATATTCACTTCAGCAAGCAGCAAAGCGGGCCGCTGTCGGAGCAAGAGCTACAGGCTTTTAGACCGCAAATTGAGTCGGGGCAATAAGTTAGATGGCGCTTGGGGGAAGCAAAATCACAGATAAGCCACAGAATGCAGGCCGCGCAGGGCTGAGGCTCGTTCTTTGGCTATTACTGCTCACCGCAGCCGTCGTTTTCGGCGTTAAAGCCCTCAAAGAGAGGGATGTGGTCGAAACCGACATTCTCGCCATGCTGCCCCATTTGCAGCAGGATGCCCTGACCAGCCGCGCACTGGACAGTCTCGAGACCCGCCTAGCCAACGAAAGCTATCTGGTGCTGACAGGCGAAGACAAAGCTGAAACCATCGAAGCCGCCAAGGCCATGATGGCCGAACTTGCAGGCTCCCCCGAGTTCGCATCGGTACGCAGCGGCAGCGAACTCGACCCCAAAGAAATTTACCGGCTCTACTTTCCGGCTCGTTTTAATCTACTGACCGAGTCACAACGCACCCTGCTGGAAAACGGCAAGCTCGATGTGCTCATCAAGCAGGCTGAAGTTGCCCTCTACAGCGCCTTCGGTTTTGCCGGCAGCGAGCTTATCAGCGAAGACCCCTTGTTGCTGTTTCCGGCGCTGATGCAAGGCTTTGGCAAGGGCCATCGCCTCGCTGAAGAAGACGGCATCTTGCTTGGAAACTCAGGCGGCCAAACTGCCGCCATCATCATGACCAAGGGCAAAGACAGCGTATTCAGCCCCAAGGCGCAGGAAGCCCAAATCAGCGCCATCAATGCCGCCTTCACTAAGGTAAACCAGGGCAAGCAACTGAGCCTGCTTAAGGCCGGCGCCCTGTTTCATGCCCTTGAGGCCACCCAAAGCGCCAAGGCCGAGGTATCTCTGATTGGCTCACTGTCGCTGGCCGGTGTTGTGCTGCTGGTGCTGCTGAGCTTCCGCTCACTGATGCCGCTGCTGATGGCAAGCCTTACCCTTGCCAGCGCCATGCTGAGCGCCAGTCTGTTCACCATCCTGATTTTCGGCAAATTACACCTGCTCACGTTGGTGTTTGGCACCTCGTTGATTGGCATTGCCATCGACTACAGCTTCCATTTTTATGCCGAGCGCATCGGCCGCGATGAGCGTGCAGGCCAAACGCTGAGCCGCATTCTGCCAGCACTGACGCTGGCACTGACCACCAGCGTGCTCGCCTATATGGCACTGGGCTTCACCCCCTTTCCGGGCATGCAGCAGGTAGCGGCCTTTTGCGGCGGCGGTTTGATTGGCGCTTACCTCACCCTGTATCTCGCCTATCCGGCACTGGCGGGTAGCCGTATTCAGGGTTCAGGTTCGGCCATCAAGCTCGCCTCTCGTTTTCTTTCACCGTTCGAAGCCACAGGCCCCAAAGCGCTGGCCGTGGCAGGCCTGTTCATCCTTATTGTGAGCGCCGCAGGGCTTGGCAAGCTGCAAACCCGCGATGATATCCGCAGCCTGCAGCAGGGCTCGGACGCGCTGATGGCCGAAGAAGCCAAAGTTCGAACCCTGCTCTCGGGCGGAGTGGATAATCAGTTTTTACTGGTACGGGCCGAGTCGATGCAGGCGCTGCTCGAAAGACTCGAAGCCCTCGCGCCAGTGCTCGCTCAGGCCGAAAAAGACCAGCTGCTGCAAAGCCATGTGAACCTTGCCGATTACCTGCCATCCAGGGCGCGGCAGCTGGAGGACTATCGCCTGCAGCAGCAAATTTATGGCCCAAGGCTTGGCGACATAGTTGCGCGTTTGGGGCTTGAGCCTGAACTCGAAGCAGAGCTTCGGGCCAAATACCAGGCCGGTGCCCAAACGCCCATCGAAGCGGATGCTTTTTTTGCCACTGCGCTGGGGGCGAGCCTCAAGCCGCTGCTGCTTGAGCCCACTGCGACAGATGCCAACGCTCCCGAATCAGCGACCCAGGAATGGGGCGCCATGGTGCTGCTTGGCGGCATTCAGAACTTACCGACACTTAACCAAGCGGTAGCGACTCTGCCGGGGGTAACCCTGGTGGATAAGGTGGGCGATATCTCCAAACTGATGGGAGAGTATCGCCAAACCACCCTGTGGCTGCTGGCGCTGGCACTCTTAATCGCCTTTGGGGTATTTGCCCTGCGCCACCCCTGGAAACTTGCCGCTGCCATGGTGGCGGTACCAGCGCTGGCGGCGCTGCTCAGCCTGTCGCTGCTGGGGCTGCTGGGCTCGCCACTGACGCTGTTCCATGCGCTGGCGCTGCTGCTGGTATTTGGCATAGGCGTCGATTACAGCCTGTTTTTCGCCAAAGATGAAAACCGGGAGGATGGCCACAGAGTCATGCTGGCGGTGCTGTTGTCAGCCAGCTCCACCACCCTCGCCTTTGGTCTGCTGGCACTCAGTAACACCCCGGCAATACACTATTTTGGCCTCACGCTGGCCCTCGGGATTGGCTTTACCCTGCTGCTCTCGCCCCTCATTCACACGTTTAAAAGGAAACTGAACTAGATGCACTCTGGAAATAGCAAGCCCCTCGATATGGCTGTGGATGTTGTGATTATCGGCGCGGGCCCCTCCGGCGCTATTGCCGCCAGCCTGCTGCACAAGGCCGGTAAACGGGTGCTGGTGCTGGAGCGGCAACACTTCCCGCGCTTTTCCATCGGCGAGAGCCTGCTGCCCTGCTGCATGAACTTTATCGAAGAGGCCGGCATGCTGGAGGCGGTCAATGCCGCCGGTTTCCAATTCAAGAATGGCGCGGCATTCCGTCGCAATGGTGCCTACACCACCTTCGACTTTACCGACAAGTTCACCGCTGGCCATGGCACCACCTTCCAGGTGCAGCGCGGCAACTTCGACAAGCTGCTGGCCGATACAGCGGAGGCTCAGGGCGTGGAAATCCGCTACGGCCACACGGTTGAGCGTATCAACATCAGTGGCAAGCCAAGCCTCTTTGTCAGCTCTGAAGCAGGCGACAGCTATCAGGTCGAAGCCGAATTTATGTTGGATGCCAGTGGTTTTGGCCGGGTGCTGCCACGGCTTTTGGATCTGGAGCGCCCCTCCAATCTGCCGTCACGGATGGCGATTTTTACCCACGTCGAAGACAATATCAGCGATGCCAGCTTCGACCGTAATAAGATTCTGATAAGCGTCCACCCAGAACACAAAGACATCTGGTATTGGCTGATCCCGTTCAGCAATGGCCGCTGCTCCCTGGGTGTCGTAGCCGAGCCCCATCTGCTGGCACGTCTTGATGGCAGCCTGGAAGACAAACTGATTCAGGTGGTGCGCGAAGAGCCGGGCCTTAAAGCGCTGCTTAAAGATGCGGTGGTGGTTCAGCAGTGCGCCGAACTTAAAGGCTATTCGGCCAATGTGAGCCAGCTTGCCAGCGACAAGTTCGCCCTTTTGGGCAACGCAGGTGAGTTCCTCGACCCTGTGTTCTCCTCCGGGGTGACCATTGCCATGCAGTCCGCCTCTCTCGCTGCCCGCACCTTGCTCAAGCAACTGAATGGCGAACAGGTCGACTGGGACAGCGAATATGCCAAGCCACTGATGACGGGCGTGAACTGTTTCCGCACCTATGTGCAGGCCTGGTACGAAGGCACCTTCCAGGAAGTGATCTTCTTTGAAAATCCCAATCCCACCATCAAGCAAATGATCTGCTCCATCCTCGCCGGATACGCATGGGATACGGAAAACCCCTTCGTGAAAGAATCGCAAAGGCGCCTGAATATGGTGGTAGAATTGTGCCGCGAGGCCAAGGCCGACGCTCAAGGGATGGCGTGATGATACAACGACTTTTGCTGACATTTTTCGTGCTCTTGGTCACCAGCGGCTGCACCCAGCTGCTGCTGCGCCAAACCTGTGTTGGCTTATCCAGGGACGTGAATTATTGCCTGGCACCACTGCCGGTACCTGCGAAAGCGCTGCGGGAGACAACCGATGCCCCAAAGCCGCAGCGGGCAGCGAAGGCACCAAACACGCCCACCCCAGAGAGCCGGAGCCAAACCCAGAAAGTCAGCATTGATATTGACGGCAAGCGTCATGAACTCTTGAGCGAGCTTGAGCTCAACCAGCAGCAGCTGTCTGTGGTGGGCCTGGCGCCGCTGGGTCAGCCGCTGTTTGACGTTCGCTTCGATGGCAACAGCCTTGCCAGTGAGCAAAGCGTGCTGCTTGGCGAGAATTTTCGCGCCGAATATTTGGTGGCGCTGCTGCAACTGATTTATTGGCCCGAGGGTCAAATCAATGCGGCACTGGCCGGTGGTCAGGTGCAGGAGCAAGCCTGCGAGCAGCGCCGTTGTCGCAGCCTGACGTCCGCCGATGAAGGCGAGCTGGTGCACATCAGTTACAGTCATCCAGACCCCTGGCGCGCCCGGATCACCCTGAATATTCCGGCGGCCAAACTGACGCTGAAAATCACGCCGCTGGCGTAACGCAAGCCCCTTGCATAAGAGGTTCGATGAACCAGAGGGAATGGGGCAGGATTTAGGAAGCACGAGATTGACCAAGATAGCCATTACCGACACAGGTTTTTGTACGCCGCTGGGTGCGGCTGCCACTGAGATCCTGCCTAGGCTGCTCGCCGGTGACAGCTCCGCCATGGTGCAAAGCGGCGAGCTGCTGGCGTCGGGCGCCACCCTGGTGGGTGAAGTCAGCACCCCGCTGCCGGCCATTCCGACG
It encodes the following:
- a CDS encoding thioester dehydrase translates to MIKSLLPQVLAREETDTELKLRLAIDADLPFFDGHFPGQSVLPGVTQLDWAVRFGCEHFGYDASVASLEVLKFQQLMLPGTEVDLLISNNAAKGKLTFAYSDGERRFGSGRIVIAAHGDS
- a CDS encoding glycosyltransferase family 2 protein produces the protein MRVAIVIPNYNHTHAIERTLETLEPLGLPVFLVNDGSNEATCHLLMALDAKYPWVTLLHHPFNRGKGAAVMTGLRAAYKAGFTHALQVDADGQHTLDDIPKLLSAASEHPEAVISGRPQYDDSVPKGRLYGRYITHFWVWVETLSFDIQDSMCGFRVYPLAATEALFLSEQLGERMDFDIEVLVKLYWRGVDVVHVPTAVIYPEDGVSHFQGFADNVRISALHTKLFFGMLKRLPSLLGRGRKQAHWSSISERGSYWGIKLLAESYRFGGHWLCRAIMYPVIAYFFMTGGAARKASLEFLERVQALEPNHPALQPKVSWHHSLRHFLAFGNAALDRIDAWCDRIKLSEVDFPERALLADMLERGQGGVLLVSHLGNLELCRAISIHQRKVKVNVMVMTANAENFNKVLKQLNPDSDLNLIHINELDPSTSIMLADKIAAGELVVIAGDRTASGNAGRVVEVPFLGETAPFPQGPFILASLLDCPVFLMFCLREQGRYRVHVEPFADTLKGPRAGRSERIQNAVVRYAERLEHYARKEPLQWFNFFDFWRRGQ
- a CDS encoding HAL/PAL/TAL family ammonia-lyase: MTNQSTEMKETVKFGYGALTIEQVVAIAKGARVELRRDQEYVEYIQRGARFIDSLLAEEGVVYGVTTGYGDSCTVTVGLDLVHELPLHLSRFHGCGMGRELTPMQSRAVMACRLNSLAIGKSGVSFELLERIETLINEDICPVIPEEGSVGASGDLTPLSYLAGVLIGERDVIYRGERVPSSEVFQKLNITPLKLRPKEGLALMNGTAVMTALACLAFDRADYLTRLSSRITAMASLTLKGNSNHFDDILFAAKPHPGQSQVATWIRDDLNHHEHPRNSDRLQDRYSIRCAPHIIGVLADAQPMLRQFIENELNSANDNPIVDGEGEHILHGGHFYGGHIAFAMDSLKNLVANISDLIDRQMALVMDPKFNNGLPANLSGAEGARRPINHGFKAVQIGVSAWTAEALKLTMPASVFSRSTECHNQDKVSMGTIAARDCLRVLELTEQVAAAALLAMAQGMRLRIRQGELCESSLTASVAKTLAQVSEACPLVTEDRPLEATLRQTLARIQAAEWEVCR
- a CDS encoding acyl-CoA thioesterase, yielding MKSLLHAETEIIIPFHDVDPMQITWHGNYLRYFEIVRCELLDKLDYNYRQMQESGFAWPIVDVQIKYVRSSTFGQKIRVSADLVEWENRLRINYQVRDAESGERLTKGYTIQAAVDMSNNELCFVTPEVFQAKIRPLLGEAGA
- a CDS encoding outer membrane lipoprotein carrier protein LolA, which translates into the protein MGLIVKFCVGILASVLVWQPVQAEDTAQNTDVNLGALSTALKPQGAVRGEFEQTRTLKALKRPLLSRGSFVFSPEQGLMWAQSQPFENLLILSETRMLSRDSEGLWQQTEVDAKAGPATLMPMLVKAMMGGDMATLEQHFSLTLNVTDNRWQLSLTPKDSDIKALFAAIELEGSFANEASPDGAETRTNKASTNKASTDRLKLISPNGDISDIHFSKQQSGPLSEQELQAFRPQIESGQ
- a CDS encoding MMPL family transporter, with amino-acid sequence MALGGSKITDKPQNAGRAGLRLVLWLLLLTAAVVFGVKALKERDVVETDILAMLPHLQQDALTSRALDSLETRLANESYLVLTGEDKAETIEAAKAMMAELAGSPEFASVRSGSELDPKEIYRLYFPARFNLLTESQRTLLENGKLDVLIKQAEVALYSAFGFAGSELISEDPLLLFPALMQGFGKGHRLAEEDGILLGNSGGQTAAIIMTKGKDSVFSPKAQEAQISAINAAFTKVNQGKQLSLLKAGALFHALEATQSAKAEVSLIGSLSLAGVVLLVLLSFRSLMPLLMASLTLASAMLSASLFTILIFGKLHLLTLVFGTSLIGIAIDYSFHFYAERIGRDERAGQTLSRILPALTLALTTSVLAYMALGFTPFPGMQQVAAFCGGGLIGAYLTLYLAYPALAGSRIQGSGSAIKLASRFLSPFEATGPKALAVAGLFILIVSAAGLGKLQTRDDIRSLQQGSDALMAEEAKVRTLLSGGVDNQFLLVRAESMQALLERLEALAPVLAQAEKDQLLQSHVNLADYLPSRARQLEDYRLQQQIYGPRLGDIVARLGLEPELEAELRAKYQAGAQTPIEADAFFATALGASLKPLLLEPTATDANAPESATQEWGAMVLLGGIQNLPTLNQAVATLPGVTLVDKVGDISKLMGEYRQTTLWLLALALLIAFGVFALRHPWKLAAAMVAVPALAALLSLSLLGLLGSPLTLFHALALLLVFGIGVDYSLFFAKDENREDGHRVMLAVLLSASSTTLAFGLLALSNTPAIHYFGLTLALGIGFTLLLSPLIHTFKRKLN
- a CDS encoding NAD(P)/FAD-dependent oxidoreductase → MHSGNSKPLDMAVDVVIIGAGPSGAIAASLLHKAGKRVLVLERQHFPRFSIGESLLPCCMNFIEEAGMLEAVNAAGFQFKNGAAFRRNGAYTTFDFTDKFTAGHGTTFQVQRGNFDKLLADTAEAQGVEIRYGHTVERINISGKPSLFVSSEAGDSYQVEAEFMLDASGFGRVLPRLLDLERPSNLPSRMAIFTHVEDNISDASFDRNKILISVHPEHKDIWYWLIPFSNGRCSLGVVAEPHLLARLDGSLEDKLIQVVREEPGLKALLKDAVVVQQCAELKGYSANVSQLASDKFALLGNAGEFLDPVFSSGVTIAMQSASLAARTLLKQLNGEQVDWDSEYAKPLMTGVNCFRTYVQAWYEGTFQEVIFFENPNPTIKQMICSILAGYAWDTENPFVKESQRRLNMVVELCREAKADAQGMA
- a CDS encoding DUF3261 domain-containing protein → MIQRLLLTFFVLLVTSGCTQLLLRQTCVGLSRDVNYCLAPLPVPAKALRETTDAPKPQRAAKAPNTPTPESRSQTQKVSIDIDGKRHELLSELELNQQQLSVVGLAPLGQPLFDVRFDGNSLASEQSVLLGENFRAEYLVALLQLIYWPEGQINAALAGGQVQEQACEQRRCRSLTSADEGELVHISYSHPDPWRARITLNIPAAKLTLKITPLA